In Prosthecodimorpha staleyi, the DNA window GGATGCGGCAATTTTTCCGTTTAGGACGCGAAAGCCGCTGGTCGTCGCAAGAAAGATAGGCATCGGCAGAGATTGCGCCTTGCAGGGCGCCGGGAATTCTGGCATGGTCGGCGCGGATAGGACAGTAATGCTGTCCAATCTGGCCGACAAGCTGGGGCAGGCTGCCGGCCGGAAGTGGGGCATTCAACTCCACCGGAAACCCTGCTATCGGGTTGCCGGTGGTTCGGTCGCGCGAAGACGCCGTCAAGAGCGGGGACGCGACCAGTCCGGCCGATGCGGGACTGCCTGCGCGCCGGATACCGTCGACCTTCCGAAATACCGGCGCGGCCGGCATCGACCGCCAGACGCTCGGGTCCCTCGACGGACCGGCGGCGGGCGGAGACGCCGACCGCGAAGGAGTGTGCCCGGAACTTGCATGGTGTGAGACGACGCCGCCACCGGCCGACGGCCGCGCGGCAGACAAGAGAGACGAGGACGTTTCCATGGCCAGGATCGAAGCTGAAGGACCCTTCGGTGCCGCTCGAGCCGGGACCCCGACCGCCACGGCGGCCGCGGGCGCGTCCACCGCTACCAAAACCCCGTCTCTCGGCCCGAACGGATTGCCGGAACCCGGCGGCCTGTTCGTCGATCCGCGCGGGCGCGACGCCTGCGGGGTCGGCTTCATCGCCAACCTGAAGGGCGTCAAGAGCCACGCGATCGTCACCGACGCGCTGAAGATCCTCGAGAATCTCGAGCATCGCGGCGCGGTCGGCGCCGATCCGCTGATGGGCGACGGCGCCGGCATCCTGGTCCAGATCCCGCACCTCTTCTTCCAGCAGGAATGCGCGAAGCTCGGCTTTGCGCTGCCCGAAGCCGGCCAGTACGGCATCGGCCAGATCTTCCTGCCGCGCGACGCCGCCGATAGCGACCGCGCCGTGACCATCATCCAGAAGGTGCTGCGCGAGTCTGGCCTGAAGGTCCTCGGCTGGCGCGACGTGCCGGTCGACAATTCCTGCCTGTCCGACGGCGTCCGCGCCACCGAGCCGGTTCAGAAGCAGGTCTTCGTCACCACGACCGCCCGCCTTGCCGACCAGGACGACCTGGAGCGTCGGCTCTACATCACCCGCAAGACCATTTCGGGCCTCGTCTACGACGCGGACTGGAACGGCCAGACCAAGCGCGACCAGGACTCCTTCTACGTGGTGTCCTTCTCGTCGCGCACGATGGTCTACAAGGGCATGTTCCTGTCCTATCAGGTCGGTGCCTATTATCGCGACCTGCATGACGAGCGCTTCATCTCGGCCCTGGCGCTGGTCCACCAGCGCTTTTCGACCAACACCTTCCCGTCCTGGAAGCTCGCCCATCCGTACCGGATGGTCGCCCATAACGGCGAGATCAACACCCTGCGCGGCAACGTCAACTGGATGTATGCCCGCCAGGCCTCGACGACCTCGAAGCTGTTCGGCGACGAGATCGAGAAGATCTGGCCGATCTCCTACGAGGGCCAGTCCGACACCGCCTGCTTCGACAATGCGCTCGAATTCCTGGTCATGGGCGGCTATTCGCTGACCCATGCGGTGATGACGCTGATCCCGGAAGCCTGGGCCGGCAACGCCCTGATGGATGAGGAGCGCAAGGCCTTCTACGAGTACCACGCCGCCATCATGGAGCCGTGGGACGGACCGGCCGCGATCTGCTTCACCGACGGCCGCTCGATCGGCGCGACACTCGACCGCAACGGCCTCCGGCCGGCGCGCTATGTCGTCACCGACGACGACCGCATCATCCTGTCGTCGGAGGAGGGCGTGCTGCCGATCGCCGAGGAGACCATCGTCTCCAAGTGGCGCCTGCAGCCCGGCAAGATGCTGCTGCTCGACCTCGAGAACGGCCGCATCGTCTCCGACGAGGAGATCAAGCACCAGATCGCCTCGGCCCATCCCTACCGGGACTGGATCGAGAAGACCCAGATCGTCGCCGAGGACCTGCCGGAAGTGCCGGCCCAGGCCCCGAAGACGCTCGAGTCGCTGCTCGATCTGCAGCAGGCCTTTGGCTACACCCAGGAGGACGTGACGCTCCTGATGGCGCCGATGGCGACCACCGGCCAGGAAGCCGTCGGCTCGATGGGCACCGACACGCCGATCTCGGCGCTGTCCGACAAGTCGAAGCTGCTCTACACCTACTTCAAGCAGAACTTCGCCCAGGTCACCAACCCGCCGATCGACCCGATCCGCGAGGAATTGGTGATGAGCCTGGTCAGCTTCATCGGCCCGCGGCCGAACCTGTTCGACCTCGAAGGCGAGAGCGCGCAGAAGCGGCTTGAAGTGCGCCAGCCGATCCTGACCAACGAGGACCTGGAGAAGATCCGGGCGATCGAGGCGGTCGAGGGCTCGGGCTTCCGCACCATCACCATCGACACGACCTATCCGGCCGCCAATGGCGCCGCCGGCATGCGCCCGGCGCTGGACGCGATCTGCGTGCAGGCGGAAGCGGCCGTGCGCATCTCGGCGACCGGTCAGGTCTACAACATCATCATCCTGAGCGACCGCGCGGTCGGCTCGGGCCGGATCGCCATCCCGTCGCTGCTCGCCACCGCGGCCGTCCACCATCACCTGATCCGCCAGGGCCTCCGGACCCGGGCCGGCCTGGTCGTGGAATCCGGCGAGCCGCGCGAGGTGCATCATTTCTGCCTGCTCGCCGGCTACGGCGCGGAGGCGATCAACCCCTATCTGGCCTTCGAGACCCTGATCGCGATGCGGGAGGAGTTCCCCGACCCGCTGACCGAGAAGGAGATCGTCTATCGATTCATCAAGTCGATCGACAAGGGTATCCTGAAGGTCATGTCCAAGATGGGCATCTCGACCTACCAATCCTATTGCGGCGCCCAGATCTTCGACGCGGTCGGCCTGGCGAGTGACTTCGTGCAGCGCTACTTCTTCGGCACCCGCACCTCGATCGAGGGCGTCGGGTTGGCCGAGATCGCCGAGGAGACCGTGCGGCGTCATCGCGAAGCCTTCGGCGACGCGCCGGCGCTGCGCACCATGCTCGATGTCGGCGGCGAATATGCCGTGCGCATGCGCGGCGAGGCGCATGCCTGGACGGCGCCGATCGTCACCGCCCTGCAGCATGCGGTGCGCGGCAATGTGCCGGAGAAGTTCCGCGAATATACCCGGCTGCTCGACGACCAGTCGCGGCGTCTCTTGACCATCCGCGGCCTGTTCCGCATCCGCACGGCCGAGGAGATCGGCCGCACGCCGGTTCCCCTGGACGAGGTCGAGCCCGCCAAGGAGATCGTCAAGCGCTTCTCCACCGGCGCGATGTCGTTCGGCTCGATCAGCCGCGAGGCGCATACCACGCTGGCCATCGCGATGAACCGAATCGGCGGCAAGTCGAACACCGGCGAGGGCGGCGAGGAGGTGGATCGCTTCAAGCCGCTGCCGAACGGCGACAGCATGCGCTCGGCGATCAAGCAGGTCGCCTCGGGCCGGTTCGGCGTCACGACGGAGTATCTCGTCAACTCCGACATGATGCAGATCAAGATCATCCAGGGCGCCAAGCCCGGCGAAGGCGGCCAGCTGCCCGGCCACAAGGTCGACGCGGTGGTGGCCAAGGTCCGGCACTCGACGCCGGGTGTCGGCCTGATCTCGCCGCCGCCGCATCACGACATCTATTCGATCGAGGATCTGGCGCAGCTCATCTACGACCTGAAGAACGTCAACCCGGACGCCGACGTGTCGGTGAAGCTCGGCTCGGAGATCGGCGTCGGCACGGTCGCGGCCGGCGTCTCCAAGGCGCGCGCCGACCATGTCACCATCGCGGGCTTCGAAGGCGGCACGGGTGCCGCCCCGCTGACCTCGATCAAGCATGCCGGCAGCCCCTGGGAGATCGGCCTCGCCGAGACGCATCAGACGCTGGTCGCCAACCATCTGCGCGGCCGCATCGCCGTGCAGGTCGACGGCGGCGTGCGCACGGGTCGTGACGTGATCATCGGCGCCCTGCTCGGCGCCGACGAGTTCGGCTTCGCGACCGCGCCGCTGATCGCGGCCGGCTGCATCATGATGCGCAAGTGCCACCTGAACACCTGCCCGGTCGGCGTCGCCACCCAGGACCCGGTGCTGCGCAAGCGCTTCGTCGGCAAGCCGGAGCACGTGATCAACTTCTTCTTCTTCCTGGCGGAAGAGGTGCGCGAGATCATGGCATCGCTCGGCTTCCGCACCTTCGCCGAGATGGTCGGCCAGATCGAGTATCTCGATCGTGCCGAGGCCGTCAGCCATTGGAAGGCCAAGGGGCTCGACTTCTCGCGGCTCTTCTACCGTCCGAAGGTGCCGGCCGGCGTCGCCACCCATCACACCGAGCGGCAGGACCACCAGCTCGGCAAGGTGCTCGACCGCACCCTGATCGCCGAGGCCATGCCGGCCCTGGAGCGCAAGGAGAAGGTCCGCCTCGAGCACCGGATCGGCAACACCGACCGCACCGCCGGCGCCATGCTGTCGGGCGAGGTCGCCAAGCGCTACGGTCATGCCGGCCTGCCGGTCGACACGATCCACGTCAAGCTGAAGGGCATCGCCGGCCAAAGCTTCGGCGCCTGGCTCGCCCATGGCGTGACATTGGAACTGGAAGGCGCGGCCAACGATTATGTCGGCAAGGGCCTGTCCGGCGGCCGCCTGATCATCTATCCGGCCAAGGAAGCGACCAAGCTGACGCCCGAGAAGTCGATCATCATCGGCAACACGGTGATGTACGGTGCCATCGAGGGCGAAGGCTATTTCCGGGGCGTCGCCGGCGAGCGCTTCGCGGTGCGCAACTCCGGCGCCGTCGCGGTGGTCGAGGGCGCGGGCGACCATTGCTGCGAATACATGACCGGTGGCGTCGTGGTCGTGCTCGGCAAGACGGGCCGCAACTTCGCGGCCGGCATGTCGGGCGGCATCGCCTATGTGCTCGACGAGGCCGGCGATTTCGCCAAGGCCTGCAACCTGTCCATGGTCGAGCTGGAACCGGTCATCGAGGAAGAGGAACTGGCCGCCCGCCGCCACCATGCGGTCGGCGACCTGGAGGCCCATGGCCTGGTCGACGTGATGAGCGACATGACCCGTCACGACGGCGAGCGCCTGCGCCAGCTGATCGAGAACCACGCGCACTATACCGGGTCCGAGCGGGCCAAGACGATCCTCGCCAACTGGGGCGAGTATCTGCCGAAATTCCGCAAGGTCATGCCGGTCGAGTACCGCCGCGCGCTGCAGGAAATGGAGCGCATGCGCACGGCCGTCGCGGCGGAGTGATCAGACGAGGGAGCCGTTCGCCGGCTCCCTCCGGCATCCCGAATTTGACCAGCGCCGCCTTGATGAGCGGGCGCGACGGGGACTGACTGATGGGCAAGGTTACGGGGTTTCTCGAGATCGATCGCCAGGACCGCAAGTATCGGCCGGCGCATGATCGCATCCGCAACTACCAGGAATTCGTGATCCCGCTGAGCGAGCAGGGAACGCGCGATCAGGCGGCGCGCTGCATGAATTGCGGCATCCCCTATTGCCACACGGGTTGCCCGGTCAACAACCAGATCCCGGACTGGAACGACCTCGTCTATCACGGCGACTGGGAGGCCGCGGCGCGCAACCTCCACTCGACCAACAACTTCCCGGAATTCACCGGCCGCGTCTGCCCGGCCCCGTGCGAGGCCTCCTGCACGCTCAACCTGATGGACACGCCCGTGACCATCAAGACGATCGAGTGCTCGGTCGCCGACCGCGCCTGGGAAGAAGGCTGGGTCAAGCCGGAACTGCCGAAGCGCAAGACCGGCAAGAAGGTCGCCGTGATCGGCTCCGGCCCGGCCGGCCTCGCCGCCGCCCAGCAGCTCGCCCGCGCCGGCCACGAGGTCCATCTCTACGAGAAGAACGCCAAGGCCGGCGGTTTGCTGCGCTACGGTATCCCGGACTTCAAGCTCGAGAAGACCGTGATCGACCGCCGCGTGACCCAGATGGAGGCCGAGGGCGTCGTCTTCCACTACAACGTCAATGTCGGCGTCGACCTGAAGGTCGACGAGCTGAAGGCAACCCACGATGCCGTGCTGCTGACCGGCGGCGCCGAGAAGCCGCGCGACCTGCCGATCCCGGGCCGCGAGCTCGACGGCGTGCATTTCGCCATGGAGTTCCTGCCGCAGCAGAACCGCCGCGTCTCCCACGAGCCGGTCGGCAATGTCGAGCAGATCCTGGCCGGCGGCAAGCATGTGGTGGTGATCGGCGGCGGCGATACCGGCTCGGACTGCATCGGCACCTCGGTGCGCCAGGGCGCCCTGTCGGTGACCCAGCTCGAAATCATGCCGAAGCCGCCCGAGAAGGAGAACAAGCTCCTGAACTGGCCGAACTGGCCTCTGAAGCTGCGCACCTCCTCCTCGCATGAGGAGGGCGCCGAGCGGCAGTTCTCGGTGCTGACCGAACGCTTCGAGGGCGAGAACGGCCGCGTCAAGGCGCTGCACTGCATCGAGGTCGACGCCAAGATGCAGAAGGTTCCGGGCAGCGAGTTCGTGCTCAAGGCCGACCTCGTCCTGCTCGCCATGGGCTTCGTCGCGCCGGTGGCGGAGGGGCTGGTCACCGAGATCGGCGTCGCCCGCGACGGCCGCGGCAACGTGCAGGCGACCGAAGAGGACTACAAGACTTCGGTCGACAAGGTCTGGGCCGCCGGCGACATGCGGCGCGGCCAGTCGCTGGTCGTCTGGGCGATCCGCGAGGGTCGGCAGGCCGCCCGCTCGATCGACCTCGCCCTGATGGGCAAGTCCGAACTGCCACGCTGATCCCGCTGCCGACCGGCCGGCAAGTCCCCGGCGGGTCGCGGAGTAAGTTGGAAGATATCATCAAGGCCCCGCTCCCCAGCGGGGCCTTTGTCATGCCGGGGCTGCAAAGGTCGGGCGGCAGGGATCGGATGGCGCGTTTCCGCCGAACCGGTCCGGCCTGGTCCGCCGCAGCCTCAGCGCGGGCGGCGCCAGCGGAAATCGTCGATCCGGCCGGTCGGCGCCTCGATGCTCTCGCCGCGCACGAAGCGGCGATAGAGCGGCGTCTCGGTGATCGGGAAGCCACCCGGCATCACGTCGGCGGGCTTCACCAGCGCGGGCGTCGGTGTCGGCGCGACAGTGACGATGCTGCCGGTCGCGCGCGCGCCGGGCGTCGTCGGCGGCGGACCGCCGGCAAGCTCCGTCTCGGCGTCGGCTGCGACCTGGCCGCTCAGGCTGACCACCGGGCCGATCTTCTTCCACGGCGCCGGCGGCAGCGGCGGCGGCGCGGCGAGGATGACCTCCTGCGGCAGCACCGGCGCGGCAGGCGCTTCCGGCAACGCGGGCTCGGGGGCCGGGGCCACGCCCTTCAGCTGATCGCGGATCGACTGCTCGACGAAGAAGGCGAGCTTGCGCTGGCCGGCGCGGTTGAAATGCGTGCCGTCGCCGGCCCTGAGCTTCTTTTCCTTGCCGTCCACGTCGGGACCCGAATAGGTGAAGTTGCCCTCGTCGTCGGTGAAGCCCGGCCAGATGTCGATGAAGGTCGCCCCGTTCGCCTCGACCAGTTGTTTGACGATGCCGTTGGTGACGCTCAGAAAGGCCGACAGGGTCGGCCGCTCCACCGGCGGCTGGCCGACCCAGTAGATCGGCTTGCCGGTCTCGCGCAGGGCCTTCAGGACGGCGCCGATACGCGCCCGGTAGGCGACCTCCCACTTGTCGGTCTTCAGGTCGTCGGTCTTCTGGCCGGTCTTGCGGTCGTAGAAGGACTGGCGATCGTTGATGCCGCTCATCACGACCAGGAAGTCGAAGCGCCCCTCCTGCAGCATGGTCGGCAGCTGGGCGAGGAAATCATATTCGTCGTCGCGCACCAGGCTCAGCGAAGGCCGCGCCTTCGAGACGACCTTGACGGAGGGCGTATCCGCAAAAGCGACCTGAAGTCCGAGCGCGAGGCCGGCCGCCTGGCTGTCGCCGAGCACCAGCACCACCTGGGCATCCGCATCCTTGGGTTGCTCGATGATGCGCGGTTCCGGATTGGACACGCGCGGCCGCGGCGGCGGTGCAGCGGTCTCCGGCTGGCCGGGATAGCCGAAACCGCCGGGCGGGGCCGGATACTGTCCGGCCGGCGGCCGGTTGCCGATGCCGCCGGGCGGCGTCGGGGCTTGCTGCCGGCCCCCGCCGAACAGGAAGCGGAAGAAGCCGCCGCCGTCGTTCTGCGCCGCGGCGGGCGGCGGCGAGGCGAGCACCGAGACGATTGCGAACAGGAGAACGGCGGCAAGCCGGAACAGGCCGCCCGTACGCCACGCGCGGGTCGCCGGACGGCCGGCGGCGCACCCGGCCACGCGCAACCGCAGCGCAGCGGTCACGGGTGCCGCAGGCATCGTCTCGGGCAGGATCGGCATCGGGCGGACCTCCGGGCAGCAGCGGACGCGGCCGAACCGGCGGCGCGCCTCCTCCCCCCAACAGGCACCAGTCTAGCCGCCGCGGAGCCGTTTGAGAACCTTGTCGGAGGGGAAGCCGTCGGCGGGCGTCATGCCGACCGAGCGCTGCCAGGCCTGGACGGCGGCCTGGGTCTTGTCGCCGACGCGGCCGTCCGTTCCGCCCGTGTCGAAGCCGAGCTGGGTCAGGCGGGTCTGCAGTTCCTGCGCCTCCTCCAGGCTCAACTGGCGCTCGTCGGTCGGCCATGGCTGCACGAAGGGACCGCCGCCGCGAATCCGGTCGGCCAGATGGCCGATCGCCAGCGCGTATTTGGTCGACGGATTGTAGGAGCGCAGTGCGTAGAGATTCTGCAGATACATGAAGGCCGGTCCGTTGACCCCCGCCGGCACGGCGAGGCGGGCCTTGTCGTCTTCGCGCGGGAAGGGTTCGCCGGAAACGCGCGTCACGCCGAGCGCCTTCCACTGGGCGACCGTCTTGATCAGCTTGCCGTCGGCGAGACCGGCATTGAAGGTCGGCGGCAGCTTGACCTCGTAACCCCAGGTCTCGCCGCGCCGGAACTTGCCGCGCTCGACCAGATAGCGCGCCGTGCCCGCCAGCGCGTCGTCGGGCTTGCCGAACGGACTGATCCGGCCATCGCGATCGAAATCGACGCCCATGTTGAGCCACACCTCGGGCATCCACTGGGTATGCCCCATGGCGCCGGCCCAGGACCCGACCATGTCGGCCGGCGTCGCCCAGCCGCGATCGACGATGATCAGCGCGTTGATCAGCTCCTGTTCCCAGTAGCTGCGCCGGCGCGCGTCGCCCCAGGCCAGCGCGGCGAGGCAGGGGATCACCGGGCGCATCCATTTGGTGTTCACGGCCACGTCGCCGAAGGCCGATTCCATGCCCCACAGCGCGCACAGCATGAAGCGGTCGACGCCGTAGACCTGCTCGATGCGGCCGAACAGCTCCGCATACTGCTTGACCCGCTCGCGGCCGGTATTGATGCGCCATTCGTTGACCCGGCGGTTCAGGTAGCGCCAGATCGGCTCCTGCACCTCGGGCTGGGACTTGTCGAACTCGAACACCTTGGTGTCCGGCTGGGTCTGGCTCATGACCCAATCGTACATTTCCCCGCGCACGCCCTTGGCGGTCGCCCGCGACTTGAACACCTGAACCCACTGGGCGAATTCATAGTTCGACGTCTGGCCCCATGCCGGGCCACCAAAACCGGCCGCGGCCACCGCGCCGAAGCCGCCGGCCAGCACGGTGCGCCGCGACGGCGCGCCCATGCGGACACCCAAGGAGGGCGCCATGGCATCGGCGTCAAAGGAATTCGCGTCGTCCATCGGGCGCAAGGCACCGAGCGGTGGGCGGTTGGCGGTCATGGTCATCTCCTCGCAGCGGCGGGGCGCGGCGGGGCACCCGGATCGGATCCCCGCATCTTCCGTCGAAGCTAGGGCCGGATACGGTTAACGTCGTCCTAATGATGAATGTAATGCGCACCCGCGCGCTCGAAAAGGCCCGGATGTCTGACGCGCCCGGATCGGGCAAACCGCAGTGCCGGCTTGCGCGTTTCCGTCGGGCGTGGCTGCTCTTGCAGGTCTTCGAACGATCGAATAGGGCAGGATGACGGTCATGTTCGTGCCGCAAGCGGCGGCTAGTGCACCGTCGCTGCACGTTCGGGCGGCCATTCGAAAGCAGGCTCCATGTCCAAACCGATTCGCAAAGCCGTATTTCCCGTCGCCGGTCTCGGCACGCGCTTCCTGCCGGCCACCAAGGCCGTGCCGAAGGAGATGCTGACCGTCGTCGACCGCCCGGTCATCCAATACATCGTCGACGAGGCCAGCGCCGCCGGCATCGAACATTTCATCTTCGTCACCGGCCGCAACAAGGCCGTCATCGAGGATCATTTCGATATCGCCTACGAGCTCGAGGCGACGCTGAAAAGCCGCAACAAGACCGCCGAACTGGAGCTTCTGTCGCGCTATCAGCCGCCCGCCGGCCAGACCAGCTTCACCCGCCAGCAACTGCCGCTCGGCCTCGGCCATGCGGTCTGGTGCGCGCGCGACATCGTCGGCAACGAGCCCTTCGCGGTCCTGCTGCCCGACATGATCATGAAGGCGGAGACCGGCTGCCTCGCGCAGATGATGCAGGTCTATGCCGAGACCGGCGGCAACGTCATCGCGGTCGAGGAATGCGACCCCGCCCTCGCCCACCAGTACGGCATCGTCGGCGTCGGCGAGAGCAAGGGCGCCGATGCCTTCGCGATCACCAGCATGGTCGAGAAGCCGCCGAAGGGCACCGCGCCGTCCAACCGCTTCATCTCCGGCCGCTACATCCTGCAGCCCGAGATCTTCGACCACCTCTCGCGCCACGAGAAGGGCGCCGGCGGCGAGATCCAGCTGACCGACGCGATGATCCGCCTGATGGCCGACCAGCCCTTCTGGGGCACGCGCTTCAACGGCGAGACCTACGATTGCGGCTCCAAGATCGGCTTCCTGGCCGCCAATGTCGCCTTCGGGCTGGATCGGCCGGAGCTGAACGCCGATTTCCGCAAGGAGATCGCGCGCCTGCTCGGCTGACCGCCCGGCGCCGCACGACCCTCGACGCGCCGCTTCCGGACCTCGGGAGCGGCGTTGTCATGTCCGGAGCCGCAAACCAATCGGCACGCGATCGCTACTTCTGCAGCCGCAGTCCGATGGTGACGGTGCCGACATCGTAGTCGGAGCCGGCCGTCGTGGAATGGAACCGGTCATACTGCGTGCGCAGGAAGGCCTGGACGTTCGGATTGAAGCTCCAGGTCAGCGCGGCCTTGGCGGTCGAACTGCGCTCCTCCAGGGGCAGGCCCTGATAGCGGCGGTCGGTCGCCGAAAGTCCGGCCTCCGCCGCCATCTGGCGACCGAGCTGCTGGTTGACCGTGACGCCCAGCGTGCGCGCGATCGAGCCCGGCGACCCGGCCAGCGTGGTCGGCTCGAACGCGGTCTTGGCGGTCAGCGTCACCCGCGTCAGCCGGGTCGGCGACCAGATCAGCGAGCCGTCGAGGGTCGCCCCCGCGAGATCGCCGAGCTTCGGTCCCGCCGGGCTTTCGCTCGCCCATCCGGCCGAGAGGTCGCCGCGCAGGATCGGCCCGAAATCGAGCTCGGCACCCGCCTTGACGGCGCGCCCGTCGGCGTCACGCAGCTTGGCTGCCGCCGGCTCGACATAGCTGCGCCGGCTGGCCTGGACCTCGACATAGGGCGTCACCGCCGGCGACAGATGGAACCCGGTCCGGAGCGCGGCGATGACGCGGTCGTTGTCGCGCGAGGCGGCGTCGGCGATCGGGCCGCCGCCCTCCAGCGTGCCGCCGCTGTACCGGGTCGATTCCAGATCCGTCCGCAGGGTCAGGAAGATCAGGCCGGCATCGCGGGTGAAGCCTGCCGACCCGGTGACGGTCGTGGCGGTCGACGGAACCGCCGTCCCGGACGGGTTCTCCGCGCTGCCGGAGGACTGGCGCGAGACCGCGTAGCCGGCCTTCAGATCGAGCCGCATGCCGTCGGCCAGGTCGACCCGGCCGGCCGCCTTCAGATTGGCGCTCGGCTGGTCGAGGCTGCGGTCGGCCGGATAGGCCAGATAGCTGCCGCGCAGATCGAATTCGAGCGCATGGCGCGACCAGTCCGACGCCGCCCGCAGTTCCGGCGCCACGGACAGCACGGAGCCGGGCCGGCCGGTGGTGGAGGCTGCGGCGTTGCTGGTGCGGCCGACGCCGATCTCCAGCGCCGGCCGGAGCAGGAAGCCGCCGGCGCGGAAGCCCTGCTGGGCATAGGGCTCGTCCGTGTCGGCGAGCGGATCCTCGCCGGTCCGGCGCAGGCCGGGCGGAACCGGATCGGCCGGGGCGGCCGGTTCGGCGGCGCGCGCAGGCGTCGCCGGCCGCAGCGCGCCCGTTGTCGGGGCCCGCCGGTCAACGGCCCGGGTCGTCGTTGCCAGGCGTCCGTCTCGACCGCGTTGCGCTCCGGGCCCGGCGACGCCGGACGAGTTCGAGCCCGAAACGGGCAAGCCCGCCAAGTTCGCGGCGGTCGCGTTCGGGCCGGCAGTATCGGTGCGGGCCGAGCCGGGGCCCGCTGCGGCCGGACCGGCTCCCGTGCCTGAAATCGGTGCCGCGGTACCGCCGCCGGCCGCCGGCACCGCGGCGCGCGCATCGGAAGCGCCCGGCGCGCCGGGGCCGGGGGACAGCGGATCGGCGGGTACGAGGCCCGGCGGATCGATCGGGGGGCCGAGCCAGTCGATCGTCGACCCCGGCGGATTGGTGCCAACGGTCGGGGGGCGCCGGCCGGCCGGCGCAGTTGATTCGCGACCGCGCGGGCGCGCGACGGCCGGCGTCCGCGCCGCAACCGGGTCCGTATCGCTGCGGAGCT includes these proteins:
- the gltB gene encoding glutamate synthase large subunit; this encodes MARIEAEGPFGAARAGTPTATAAAGASTATKTPSLGPNGLPEPGGLFVDPRGRDACGVGFIANLKGVKSHAIVTDALKILENLEHRGAVGADPLMGDGAGILVQIPHLFFQQECAKLGFALPEAGQYGIGQIFLPRDAADSDRAVTIIQKVLRESGLKVLGWRDVPVDNSCLSDGVRATEPVQKQVFVTTTARLADQDDLERRLYITRKTISGLVYDADWNGQTKRDQDSFYVVSFSSRTMVYKGMFLSYQVGAYYRDLHDERFISALALVHQRFSTNTFPSWKLAHPYRMVAHNGEINTLRGNVNWMYARQASTTSKLFGDEIEKIWPISYEGQSDTACFDNALEFLVMGGYSLTHAVMTLIPEAWAGNALMDEERKAFYEYHAAIMEPWDGPAAICFTDGRSIGATLDRNGLRPARYVVTDDDRIILSSEEGVLPIAEETIVSKWRLQPGKMLLLDLENGRIVSDEEIKHQIASAHPYRDWIEKTQIVAEDLPEVPAQAPKTLESLLDLQQAFGYTQEDVTLLMAPMATTGQEAVGSMGTDTPISALSDKSKLLYTYFKQNFAQVTNPPIDPIREELVMSLVSFIGPRPNLFDLEGESAQKRLEVRQPILTNEDLEKIRAIEAVEGSGFRTITIDTTYPAANGAAGMRPALDAICVQAEAAVRISATGQVYNIIILSDRAVGSGRIAIPSLLATAAVHHHLIRQGLRTRAGLVVESGEPREVHHFCLLAGYGAEAINPYLAFETLIAMREEFPDPLTEKEIVYRFIKSIDKGILKVMSKMGISTYQSYCGAQIFDAVGLASDFVQRYFFGTRTSIEGVGLAEIAEETVRRHREAFGDAPALRTMLDVGGEYAVRMRGEAHAWTAPIVTALQHAVRGNVPEKFREYTRLLDDQSRRLLTIRGLFRIRTAEEIGRTPVPLDEVEPAKEIVKRFSTGAMSFGSISREAHTTLAIAMNRIGGKSNTGEGGEEVDRFKPLPNGDSMRSAIKQVASGRFGVTTEYLVNSDMMQIKIIQGAKPGEGGQLPGHKVDAVVAKVRHSTPGVGLISPPPHHDIYSIEDLAQLIYDLKNVNPDADVSVKLGSEIGVGTVAAGVSKARADHVTIAGFEGGTGAAPLTSIKHAGSPWEIGLAETHQTLVANHLRGRIAVQVDGGVRTGRDVIIGALLGADEFGFATAPLIAAGCIMMRKCHLNTCPVGVATQDPVLRKRFVGKPEHVINFFFFLAEEVREIMASLGFRTFAEMVGQIEYLDRAEAVSHWKAKGLDFSRLFYRPKVPAGVATHHTERQDHQLGKVLDRTLIAEAMPALERKEKVRLEHRIGNTDRTAGAMLSGEVAKRYGHAGLPVDTIHVKLKGIAGQSFGAWLAHGVTLELEGAANDYVGKGLSGGRLIIYPAKEATKLTPEKSIIIGNTVMYGAIEGEGYFRGVAGERFAVRNSGAVAVVEGAGDHCCEYMTGGVVVVLGKTGRNFAAGMSGGIAYVLDEAGDFAKACNLSMVELEPVIEEEELAARRHHAVGDLEAHGLVDVMSDMTRHDGERLRQLIENHAHYTGSERAKTILANWGEYLPKFRKVMPVEYRRALQEMERMRTAVAAE
- a CDS encoding glutamate synthase subunit beta, whose product is MGKVTGFLEIDRQDRKYRPAHDRIRNYQEFVIPLSEQGTRDQAARCMNCGIPYCHTGCPVNNQIPDWNDLVYHGDWEAAARNLHSTNNFPEFTGRVCPAPCEASCTLNLMDTPVTIKTIECSVADRAWEEGWVKPELPKRKTGKKVAVIGSGPAGLAAAQQLARAGHEVHLYEKNAKAGGLLRYGIPDFKLEKTVIDRRVTQMEAEGVVFHYNVNVGVDLKVDELKATHDAVLLTGGAEKPRDLPIPGRELDGVHFAMEFLPQQNRRVSHEPVGNVEQILAGGKHVVVIGGGDTGSDCIGTSVRQGALSVTQLEIMPKPPEKENKLLNWPNWPLKLRTSSSHEEGAERQFSVLTERFEGENGRVKALHCIEVDAKMQKVPGSEFVLKADLVLLAMGFVAPVAEGLVTEIGVARDGRGNVQATEEDYKTSVDKVWAAGDMRRGQSLVVWAIREGRQAARSIDLALMGKSELPR
- a CDS encoding lytic murein transglycosylase; this encodes MGAPSRRTVLAGGFGAVAAAGFGGPAWGQTSNYEFAQWVQVFKSRATAKGVRGEMYDWVMSQTQPDTKVFEFDKSQPEVQEPIWRYLNRRVNEWRINTGRERVKQYAELFGRIEQVYGVDRFMLCALWGMESAFGDVAVNTKWMRPVIPCLAALAWGDARRRSYWEQELINALIIVDRGWATPADMVGSWAGAMGHTQWMPEVWLNMGVDFDRDGRISPFGKPDDALAGTARYLVERGKFRRGETWGYEVKLPPTFNAGLADGKLIKTVAQWKALGVTRVSGEPFPREDDKARLAVPAGVNGPAFMYLQNLYALRSYNPSTKYALAIGHLADRIRGGGPFVQPWPTDERQLSLEEAQELQTRLTQLGFDTGGTDGRVGDKTQAAVQAWQRSVGMTPADGFPSDKVLKRLRGG
- a CDS encoding SGNH/GDSL hydrolase family protein translates to MPILPETMPAAPVTAALRLRVAGCAAGRPATRAWRTGGLFRLAAVLLFAIVSVLASPPPAAAQNDGGGFFRFLFGGGRQQAPTPPGGIGNRPPAGQYPAPPGGFGYPGQPETAAPPPRPRVSNPEPRIIEQPKDADAQVVLVLGDSQAAGLALGLQVAFADTPSVKVVSKARPSLSLVRDDEYDFLAQLPTMLQEGRFDFLVVMSGINDRQSFYDRKTGQKTDDLKTDKWEVAYRARIGAVLKALRETGKPIYWVGQPPVERPTLSAFLSVTNGIVKQLVEANGATFIDIWPGFTDDEGNFTYSGPDVDGKEKKLRAGDGTHFNRAGQRKLAFFVEQSIRDQLKGVAPAPEPALPEAPAAPVLPQEVILAAPPPLPPAPWKKIGPVVSLSGQVAADAETELAGGPPPTTPGARATGSIVTVAPTPTPALVKPADVMPGGFPITETPLYRRFVRGESIEAPTGRIDDFRWRRPR